The Aedes albopictus strain Foshan chromosome 2, AalbF5, whole genome shotgun sequence region ACTTTTCCTgctagcaaggatgggaacactcactcaTTCACTTGCCGTTTTCTCAACtaagaagcgtgctatcaaggaaCGATgtttggacgacttttaccttgtggttttgtcttaaagtttgccaaatagagtatgggtcgcacacgcataccgaagccgTAAGGGAGCTGTAAAGACAActatccacgaggtgaatgtaaattacactcacctcgtggagagtcgcgtTCATAGCGCaatcacgactttggaatgcgtttgCGACCcacactctattcggcaaacttttagataaaactacaaggcaaaagtcttccatacatcgtttcttgatagcacgcttttgaactgagaaaacagcaagtgaatgtaactctctaCAAGTGAGTGTTCGCATGTCTGCgtgctaggttttttttttcagaattcctactagattttttttcgggaattcttgcagagattcatcaagcattttcagcaggaGGAATAATTATTGCTCTTGAGGGTTCtacaggaatttatggaggattcccTCCAGGTTTTACATAGCGAACCCAGAATCCCAATATCAATCAaggaaaaattaaagcaatagttCCTAAAAcaatctcaagaggattccctgtaggaatactaaatttttggaggaatcatgaATAAAATactacaggaatttttggaggaatcccaggctgtaatttacactcacctcgtggagagtcgctttcacagctctgttacgactttggtatgcgtgtgcgaacaCAACTCTGTacggaaaacttttagacaacaccacaaggcaaaagtcgtccatgccTACTGTAGgtaacatcgtttcttgattgcacgcttctgagctaagaAAATAACTAGTGAGTGTAActatttgcaagtgagtgttcccatccctgattccaacaagaatttctatTGATGATGCCacaagaatttttggatgaatccttgcagaaatttctgtaataatccctagataaatcattggaaaaatctctgaagaaacttcaaaaggattttttggaggaatccatggagaaatcccttgaagtgttttaagaagagtttctggaggaatctcatccttgctgggatttctcaagcattttcagcagcaatttctccagttattgctCTCGGGAGTACTGCAAGAATcgtagaatccttgaaggaacaacAGTAGGACTTTGGACGAATCTTAGCCTGTGATTGTATCAGGTATTCCAGCAACAGTTGCTGCAGGAATCCTAGATCTGTTGGTGTTACGTCACAGGCGCTAGCACACTGAACACAAGTGTAGAGAGTAAAATGTCATACCTACCTTCGTAATACTTTGCATTGTTTTTCGATTTGTCATAACCCTTTTGTATACGCCGAGAATAAAACACGTTTCGTTAAGAGTAAACCGATTTCCGTATTTCCTACGCGTTCGAAAGTTCCCTGCGGTCGGAATCTCTGCTCTGGTCATTCCCTGTACCGACAGGTTATTGGCCCAGTTTCGGGAATTGCGGAATCGTTTCGGTTCGGCGGTAAAAGTCGCGGATTTCGTGCGGTTGTTGTGTGTCGTCGCTGGCTGGTGCAAAGGCGGTGAGGTGTGGACTTGTCACCCCCGGAAAGTTGCTGGATGTGAGCGGGATGGCGGATCTTGGAAAGTTTTCCATAGTCAAGCTCGGGAACAGCAACTACGGAACATGGAAGTTCCAAATGGAAATGTTCCTCACCAGGGAGGAACTTTGGCACACGGTGGACGAAGTAAAGCCGGAACCGGAGACGGATGCTTGGCGGAAGGCGGACAAAAAGGCCAGAGCTACGATCGGGCTATGTATCGAGCAGAGCCAGTACCCTCTTATCAAAGACTGCACGACGGCGAGAGCGGTATGGGATGCGCTTAAAGCgtatcacgaaaaatcaacaataACATCCCAGCTGTCATTGTTGATCCGACTTTGCGACTCAAAGCTCGGCGAATCCGGTGATGTGGAGCGGCATCTACTGGAGATGGACACTCTGTTCGACAAGCTCGAAAATGCTGGCCTGGATTTGGAGGAAAAGCTGAAAATCGCCATGGTACTGCGCAGCATGCCAGAGTCGTACCATTTTCTGGCATCGGCTTTGGAGGCTCGGCCGGACGATGATATCACCATGGAGTTGGTTCGATCGAAGCTGATGGATGAGTATCACAAGAGGCTGGAGCGGTGCGGTAAGTCGTCGTCGAAGGAACAGGTGCTGAAGACACAGAAAGCGAGCACCGAAAAAGTCTGCTTTTTCTGTAAGAAACCTGGCCACTTCAAACGTGACTGCAGGAAGTGGCAGGCTCAGGTGAATGCTGACGATTGCGAACCATCTGGGAGCAAACCGGCTGGTAAGAAATACCCGGCGAAGGCGAAGGCAAAACAGGCGACGGACAAGGATGAATCGGCGGCGGTGTTTTTGGTAGAAGAAAAAAGTGAATCCACTAGTTTGGCAAAAAGAAAAAGTGTTTGGACGGTGGACAGTGGCGCGTCGTGCCACATGACCGGCGACGAAAAGTTTTTCGATGAGCTGGTGAAGTCGTCCAACGTGCAGGTGTCAATGGCCAACGGAAAAAGTGCGCCGTCTGGGGGTCTCGGCAGCGGAAGTGTCAGAGGTGTCACCGGAGCCGGAAAACCGATCAAGATAGAGCTCGGGAAGGTCCTCTACGTGCCTGATTTGGACAGTGGTTTGCTGTCTGTCAGCAAAATAACGGACAACGGCTACAGTGTTTTGTTCAAGCGAGACAGCGTCGAGGTGATTGACCAGACGAGCAAAGTTATTGCCCTGGGGGGGCGAAGCGGAGACTTGTACGAGTTGAAGCAGTCGGAGTGCGTGGCGGTGGCAAAATCCAGGAACCATTCCATCAATTGCCAGCATACGTGGCATCGCCGGTTCGGGCATCGGCATCATTCGGTGTTCGACAGGATCAGGAAGGAGGAACTAGTGCTGGGCATGAAGCTGGTCGATTGCGGTGCACGAGTCCAGTGCGAGTCCTGCCTGGAGGGGAAAATGGCGCGTTTGCCGTTCCCGCAGCAGTCGGTGCGGAAGAGCACACAGCCGTTGGACCTGATACACACGGATTTGTGTGGTCCAATGAGCAACGCGACGGCCGGAGGGCGGAAGTATTTTTTGACGCTTATCGACGATTACTCCAGGTACCTTGTCCTGTACCTACTGAGAGACAAGTCTCAGGCGAAGGATTGCATCAAGAGCTACGTTAGGATGGTGGAAAACAAGTTCGGTCGGAAGCCACGGATTATTCGTTCCGACCGGGGCGGCGAATTCGTCAATAAGGAGTTGAAGCAGTTCTACTCGGACGAGGGGATCGAAATGCAGCTGACAGCGGGATACTCGCCGGAACAGAATGGTGTCGCCGAACGGCGGAACCGTTATTTGCAGGAGATGGCGATGTGCATGCTTCTCGATGCTGGTCTAGAGAAACAGTATTGGGGAGAGGCTGTGGCAGCAGCTGCATATATCCAGAATCGATTGCCGAGCCGCACAGTGCACAAAACTCCATTCGAGCTCTGGAGTGGCCAGAAACCGGACATCGGGCACCTGAAGGTTTTCGGGTGTGAAGCTTTCGTCCATGTTCCGGACGCGAAGCGAAGTAAAATGGACAGCAAGGCCAAGAAGCTCATTTTCGTTGGCTATGATTGCGGATCAAAAGCATATCGGTTTCTGAACAAGCAGACGAACCAGATTACCGTAAGCAGGGACGCAAAGTTTCTGGAGTTGGGTTCGCAGCTTCAGGAGGAGCGACTTCCGGAACAGGTCGTGGAATCAAGATCGGAGGTGGAGGCATTGCCACCGGAGGTGGAGCTGGACGCTCTGCGGCAACAGGTGGACGACGAGCCGGAACCACCCGGAACCGGAAGCGGCGATGATGCAAGTTTGCGGGATGAACCATCGTTTCGTGGTTTCGATGACGCGGACACAACCGATGAGGAGTTTTTCGATCCGGATGAAGCAAATACAAACGTAGAACAACCACGAAGGTCGCGACGATCGAATGCTGGTGCGATACCGAAGCGTATGGAGGATTACGTTGTTGGCGTGGCACGATTGACTGAGAGTGAACCCAAGAACTACAAGGAAGCGGTCAATAGTGCACGAAAGTCGGAGTGGATCAAAGCCATGGACGAAGAATACCAGTCACTTCTGTCCAGAGGTACCTGGTCCCTGGTACCGTTGCCTGCCGGACGACAAGTCATCGGGTCAAGGTGGGTATTCAAGGAGAAAAAGGACTCACTTGGGAAGACCGTGCGGTTTAAAGCAAGGTTGGTTGCCCAAGGATTCGGACAACGTTCTGGCGTAGATTATGGGGAAGTATTTGCGCCAGTCGCTATGCAGTCAACCCTGAGAGTGCTTCTAACGGTGGCGGGCCACCGGAAGTACCATGTGCGGCACATTGATGTTAAGAACGCCTACCTGAACGGGGTCCTCCAGGAGGAAATATTCATGCGGCAGCCACCTGGATTCTCGGTGCCGGGCAAAGAGAAGCTTGTTTGTAGACTGAAGCGGAGCCTCTACGGGCTTAAACAGGCAGCCCGGGTTTGGAACAGCACCGTGAAGGAGATTATGCTGGAGCTCGGCTTCCGGCAGTCGGAATCGGACGTTTGCCTCTACGCAAAGCAACTGAAGAGCGGTGACTGGATTTACGTGCTCATGCACGTGGACGACATGATCGTGGCCACCAAGGACGATCGGGAAATAACACGGCTGGAAACAGCTTTGCGGAAGAAGATTGAAATCACGTCTCTTGGCGAGGTAAGTCATTTCCTAGGCATCAAGGTCAGGAAGGATGACCGCGGCGTATTCTGCCTCAGTCAGCGAGCGTTCATTCGGGAGATTGCTTGCCGTTTTGGACTTGATCGAGCGAAGCCTTCAAAGTACCCTTTGGACGTCGGCTACTGAAAGCAGGACAGTGAGGCGCTACCCGACAATGAGGAATACCACAGTCTGGTAGGCGCGCTCCTCTATGTATCAACCAATACCAGACCGGATATTTCGGCGGCAGTTTCCATACTAAGCCGGAAGAGTACCTGTCCAACACAACACGACTGGGTTGAACTTAAGCGGATTGTGCGTTATCTGATTGGAACTGAAGATTACGAACTACGACTGGATGGCGGACAGGAAGACGGATTGACGCTCAACGGATTCTGCGACGCAGACTGGGCGGGCGATTCGCGGGACAGGAAGTCAACTAGCGGATTTCTGTTCCAAGTCGGGCGAGCAACGGTAAGTTGGGCGAGCCGAAAACAGAATTGCGTGGCAACATCGACGATGGAGGCAGAATATATAGCGCTCTCCGAAGCGGCGTCGGAAGCTGTTTGGTTGCGCAGGCTGTTGAACGAGCTCGGCGAGGAGCAGCAGGAGCCCACGACGATACAGGAAGACAACCGCAGCTGCATAGATTTTGTTTCGTTGGAGCGGCAGAACAAGCGGAGCAAGCACATAGATACAAAACTGCATCACGCCAAGGATCTGTGTGCGAGAGGAGACATTCAACTGCGGTACTGTCCAACTGAAAGGATGGTTGCCGACATTTTCACAAAACCTCTGGGGCCTACTAAGATCCACCAGTTCGCGGTGAGCCTCGGACTCGCAACGGAATAAGGATACGCTCTGTTCAGCGTTaagcgaggaggagtgttggtgtTACGTCACAGGCGCTAGCACACTGAACACAAGTGTAGAGAGTAAAATGTCATACCTACCTTTGTAATACTTTGCATTGTTTTTCGATTTGTCATAACCCTTTTGTATACGCCGAGAATAAAACACGTTTCGTTAAGAGTAAACCGATTTCCGTATTTCCTACGCGTTCGAAAGTTCCCTGCGGTCGGAATCTCTGCTCTGGTCATTCCCTGTACCGACAAGatcacctccaggaatttcttcaaaattcctcctgAGTGACAGTTAGGGGAACCAACGTATTTtagacacagcgttacgccaatatattttggacatttccatttgtttttgccgcaAGTATCCAAAAAATATCGGCACGTtgttgtgtccaaaatatgttggttcccccATTTGACATATTTCCCATgagaaaactgtaaaaaaaaaacgcaaaccttgaCGGAACGGTCGCtttgtgttccaggcttaagcaAACGGATGGCATTCAAGTTATGTTCAAGTTTCACGTTTGCTTACTCCGTCACCTAGCaatttttgtaatttgtaattttattaaaaacgataacctgccagtatacacctagttcatggttcagtatttttggcattTGGCGAATGTTTCCGTGACGGTTTTGGATCGAAAAATCTTTGAAGtggctacgtctgtttgtctgtgttaactGCATCAAATATACTGCAGTGTGCAGCATagatgtcccatgttctatgagaatccctgcacacggcagtatagtGCCTTCACGGACGAGTTttagttgaaaagaggcaggccgAGCTCCGGTAgtaacgtagagccacaaagattTGTGGGGAACATGGAAAGCTCATCATCAATAGATGTGGCACCAAACGCGTTCTTCGGGTCGATAATTTTATCCAGCATTTATGAGCACCTCGGTCACTGTGAAATTGTTTATGCTTTCTGTGCGCAATGATGCTGGAGCTGGACCATTTTTATCAGCAATGAAATTTTACTATCAAAAGATATCAATAATGCTACTTACGATAAGGCAGATTTCAATACGACTTGAAACGGATTATCACTGGGCAATTTCTGAGCAAATTCCCATAAATATTCGTTCATTTTCGATTAATTCCGAACCGAAAACTACACTACACACCGAGCATTAAAAATCACAACAAAAACAAAATGCACGTGAAaacatcaaacaaaaaaaatgattgaaacatTTAATGTTTCACCAATGACAGCAAATGTCAAACATAGGATGTCCGCTGTCAGATTGAAACAGAACTTTTTCGctgtttcgtcgtcgtcgtcgtcttgtcGGTCGATTCGGTTCGTGACGGAAAGATCCCCGCGATCAGAAGTGCGTTCTTTTTTCCCGCAAAGGATTCGTCTGGTCCTTGTTCCAACGACGAAAAAATCTAGTCCAGTGGTCCGCTAGTAGTCAGCATGTCTTTCCTCGCACGTAATGTAGCGAGAAGCCTGGTGCAGGTAGGATTTATTTTGATTAGTTTTGACCAGGGGAAAAAGTTTATGTAACCATTCTGCTGGCTCGGCAATCGCGCAGCAGAGTGGCTGTGTTCGCGATGTCCTTGGGGAATTTGGTGGAGGTCTAAAAAAATGCTTTGGTGTttatatctttttttttgttttaggctTCTTGCCGTGGAATCCATTCCACCGGAGCGGTTCAAAACCCAAACGTAAGTATAGTCATCAAATGAGCCAACTTTTTATTGAtcgattatgtttatttttatccCAACAGAAATCGAAGGAGGGCCGGATCACTTGCACTATGATTCCGGGCGATGGCGTTGGCCCAGAGCTGATGTACTCCGTTCAAGAGGTGTTCAAAGCTGCTGACGTTCCGGTAGATTTCGAAACTTTCTTCCTATCGGAGGTCAATCCCGTTCTGAGCTCTCCGTTGGAAGATGTGGTGCGGTCCATTCGTAAGAATAAAGTTTGCCTCAAGGGCATCTTGGCCACTCCGGATTACAGCCGCACAGGCGAGCTAGAAACGATGAACATGAAACTACGCAACGAACTGGATTTGTATGCAAACGTTGTGCACGTGGTCAGCTTGGAAGGTGTCAATACCCGTCACAAGGGCATCGATACCGTTGTTATTCGCGAGCAAACGGAAGGCGAGTTTTCTGCGCTTGAGCATGAAACCGTTCCAGGggtgattgaatgtttgaaaatTATCACCGCCCAGAAGTCAGCGCGTATTGCCAAGTTCGCCTTCGACTATGCTACCAAGCACAACCGCAAGAAGGTCACCTGCGTCCACAAGGCCAACATCATGAAGCTGGGCGATGGTCTGTTTATGAGGAAATGCGAAGAGGTAAGGATTATTAGAGGATGTGCAAGTCTTGAACTCAACTGAATTCCCGAAAAACGTTACAGATTGCCAAGCTGTACCCTCGCACGCAGTTCGAGAAAATGATTGTAGACAATACGACGATGCAGCTGGTGAGCAACCCGAATCAGTTCGACGTCATGGTTGCTCCGAACCTGTATGGTAACATCATCGACAATATTGCATCCGGGTTAGTGGGTGGTGCTGGAGTCGTCGCAGGAGCATCGTACTCCTCCGAGCATGCCGTCTTTGAACCGGTGAGTATTTCTTTTTATCACAAATGATTACTAACGCTCACTACCTTGCATTAATTACTTACCGTagaacggggtatctttgataatgcgggtaactttgatagtgggaCAGGCATTGCATAGTTTATCTTCAACcggttaagaaaaaggcaaacgtagatctcCGAGCTGGAGGCAGAGCTTGTTTCTGTTGGAGTAGTACCAGTGGAGGTAAAACTGTTTTCCAAAAAAGTCGTTGGCCTGGAAGAAAGTGCGTTGTACTTACTGAGCTTTATTAAGGGATCCGTAAAGCTTTCGGAACTGCGGAAAGTGAAGGCACTCTTCAGTACCATAGTGAAATGGCGCTACTTCGAGCGGAAATCGACAGATGCAGTCCAGTGTCACCGTTGCCAACAGTTCGGACATGGAATGCGGAACTGTAACCTTGTTCCACTGTGCGTTAAGTGTGGTGAAAAACATCTTTCTGCCGAGTGTCAACTCCCCAAGAAGGCGGACCTGGAGCACAGTAATAGGAGCGAAACTCGTGGATTCATCAAATGTGCAAATTGCAGTGGCCAGCACACTGCAAACTATCGTGGGTGTCCCAGCCGTAAAAACTACCTTGAGAAGCTGGCGAAAATAAGAGCTGAGCGGCGGAATCCACCCCCTCCGCCTCCACCCCCGCGCTCTTCGCAGGGCCGTCCAAGCAACTCAGCAAACTCGTACGCCGAAGTGCTGAAAAATCAGAGTGCCAATAATGAACTTTTCTCGATGTCCGAGTTTCTTTCTCTGGCGAGAGAGATGTTCGACCGACTGGCGCAATGCCAGACAAAGCAGCAGCAACTTCTAGCTCTTTTCGAGCTTACGACCAAGTACGTTTATAATGGCTAATCAGAACTACTTGCGTCTGGCTAATTGGAACGGTCGCTCCGTTCATGGGAAGAAACTGGAACTCTTTGATTTCTTAGAGCGACACAACGTGGACGTAGGAATTGTGACTGAAACCTGGCTGCAGCAGAAACATGCCTTCTTCCATCCGAGTTTTTCCTGTATCCGTTTCGACCGCAATTCCAGTGATGCAGAGAGAGGAGGAGGTGTTATGATTGTAGTCCGAAAAGGCATCAGTTTTGTCGAGCTTAATATTTCGACGAAGGTTATCGAAAGTGTGGGTATTTCGATTACGACGTCAAACGGAAACCTACACGTAATCGCCGCCTACTTTCCTGGAGCGAGGAGACGATCTGTTTGGACTCAATTTCGTCGAGACATCGCCGAGCTCACAAGAAGAGCTGAACCGTTTTTCATAGCCGGAGACCTGAACGCACGACACCGCCACTGGAACTGCTCTATGACTAACAAAGCAGGAACGCTGCTGTGCCAAGAGGCATCCAGTCGCAATTTCTTCATCCACTTCCCAGACTCGTTTACATTCCAACCGGCGGGCCGTGGCCGCCCATCCACTCTTGACCTGGCCCTCTCAAACAACCTGCTGGACATGACCAAACCAGTTACGCTCAACGAACTGTCATCAGACCACCTTCCAGTAATGTTCAACGTGAGTCTCTCGGCCCCAATCGAAAACATAACACCGAAGGTCCGGTGCTATGCGCGGGCGGACTGGCCTCGCTTCCAGCGTGAAGTTAATTCTAAATTAGATTTGTTGGACCCTGCGATTATAACCCTCGACAATGAAGCTGAGGTTGATGCTGCGATTGAACTCCTGACAACGACAGTAATGGATGCCGAAACTGCCTCGGTTCCTGAAGTTCAGAAACGAATATATCAAGTTGCTGAGATCCCGGAAAGTACTCGAAGATTGATCGCGCTGCGGAACAAACGCCGGCGGCAATGGTACAGAAGGAGAGATCCAATATACCATGACATAGTGCTATCGCTGAACCGTAGAATCAGAGAGGAATGTGACCAAGCGAACTTCAGCAGATTCAAGGAAACGCTTCGAACACTAAACGGCGATCGCGATACACTGTGGAAAATCACAAAAGCGTTGCGGAAATCGACAAAGTGTAGCCCACCATTGCGTCACGACGACAAGATGATAGCTTCACCGCTAGAAAAAGCTCAACTTCTGGCAAGAAGCTTCGCTCGCGCACATACGAATCAGATGCCAGATGATCCGGACACTGTTACAGCGGTGAATGAGTCAATCGTTCACATCGACCAGGCACACTTGCCAGGAGACCACCCGTGGCTGATTCGTCCAAAGGAGGTTACCCAGTGCATTCGAAGGCTCAAATCCAAAAAGTCTCCTGGGGAAGATAAAATACGAAACTGCGTGCTCAAGAAACTGCCTCGAAAAGCTCACATCTTTCTCGCCAAAATCCTCACTGCCTGCATCCGGCTCGGATACTTTCCGACCAGGTGGAAACACGCTGTGGTCATCGCCATTCCAAAGCCGAACAAAGACTCCTCGATTCCGTCTAACTACAGGCCAATCAGCTTGCTGTCTTCGTTTAGCAAAATACTGGAGCGTGTGATCCTGAATCGTATTGAACAATACTTGGAAAATATAAGGATGATTCCcgatgagcagttcggattcaaAAGAGGGCACTCAACCAACCACCAGCTCGCCCGATTAGTCCGAGATATAAAAACCAACTTCTCGCGGGGTAAGTCCTCTGGAATGGTACTATTAGATGTCGAGAAGGCATACGATTCAGTTTGGCAGGAAGCAATCCTGCACAAGATGCTAGTTGTAAACTTTCCTATGTACGTTTTGAAGATTATCCGCTCCTTTTTGTCAAACCGCTCTTATCAAGTGTCTGTCAATGGGCATGTATCAGATCGTCTCGAAGTACCCTATGGTGTCCCACAAGGTGCTGTGTTAAGCCCCACGCTCTACAACATCTTCACCGCTGACCTGGTGATGCTAGATGGCATACAGTATTACCTATTCGCTGACGATACTGGATTCGTTGCATCAGATCCTGATCCGGTCATTGTGGTGACCGAACTACAAGCGGCCCAAAACGCCATCGAGAGGTACCAGAGGAAATGGAAGATCAAGACCAACGCTGAAAAGTCGCAGGCAATTTTCTTCACTCGGAAACGAAGTCCTCGGAAACTACCGCAAAATGAGATTTCTGTGTGGGGACGCCAATTGCCATGGTCGGATGACGTAGGATACCTGGGCTTAACCTTGGATCGGAAGCTAACATTTGCCGTGCACGTCAAGAACATCTTGAGTAAATGCGATAAGCTCACGAGAATGCTGTACCCGCTGATCAATCGCCGATCGTACTTAGACGCAAATTCGAAGCTGTTACTGTACAAGACGGTATTCAAACCAGTAATGACATACGGTTTTCCCGCGTGGTACCACTGCGCAGCAACCCACAGGAAGAAGCTTCAGGTGAAGCAGAATCGAATATTGAAGATGATGATGAATTTAGATCCATTCTACCCAACCGAAGAGGTCCATTCTATTACGAGGATGGAACAAATCAACGACTGGTTCCAGCGAGTGCTTCCAAAGTTTTGGATGGGATGCACTACATCAGCAAACCCGTTGCTGCAACATTTACCTCATAGTCTGTGATATTAGGTTTAAGTGAACTGTTTCCTCCAACTATCCCAATACCTTTAACGctatttcaaaggtttttttttgaactttttcctTTCACTTTATTAAATTCCTGAAGTTGTTCCTTAATCCGCACAGGCTGCAATATTAGAATTATATAGCTGTTGAAAGGTAGTCCATATCTCAGCTTATGAAAACAATTTGTACACTGTTAATCTAGAACTAATATTGAgtaaataaaatgaaatgaaatataaaagttcatcttagatgtattttcattaaaacaagTTTATATACAACATTTTGGACCAAAATttgaaattgttgatatttttgtcatttgtcaatcgcttcaaacaatctgctatacgacttcgtttcaaccagagatggcatttcaccgtagcgattcactgcggcgtcagtttatcgaccacactggggataggaacatttttcaccacaccaagaagccagtttctcttgttttgggtggtaggtagaccaagcgctagtgcgtgctcttgctcgtccgccttggatcgagtgtggctcactctttcgcgcgcatcgctctccggcgctctcccgtgttttcacccagcagtcaccgaattatcaccatggtgtcgccggggcgagaactctccggcgtttcaccgcagcgcgcactctggcgcaaaaacctcactggagcgcgcacccgggtgattttttacactttcaccgaagagaatttgaaatcgctctcgccgcactgttgtgtggcctagtgctcagggagctaagagatttatttctactcaccaagcttgcgcgcatccgaatcgcagtggtggatccacataaagagaagggctcctgttcagatgcacagcgtgagtggtgtattttctatttctctttcccacactgaggatatggacatctctggttTCAACTAttgtttcaatgaatggactcttattctcgataggtTCATCATAATAGATTCCAAATCTAgaattgaatctcttaacgaagtgtgtttttacgaaatactTTTGTAAATTAGGACATAAATTTCCGTAAATCGATaaatgcctaaaagtatgcaatgcccttctaatctcatgtagataaatctgtgttgttcaaaatttgtttataaaacattcaaaaactaccctaaaaaagaaaactcatcatgaatagcatgtaataatATGTTGGTATACCTTTAaagatatatttttacaaagataatgatttttgatagctaaattcactttGTTTTTCACTTAGTACTTAGAAAAACCCatatttatatgtagaatttagtaaaaaatcaataaggggattcactaaacagtgtaaactgattaaactgattaaacgtcgcgatcaccaaggcagtcTTTGAttgtttcattcgcaaaatcttggaacatttcaaataagcagaaaatcatggcttacgcagcaatttaatctgtttagtgaatccccctaatgttttgatataaaaaatctatttgatactagctgtcccggcaaacgtcgttctgcctgcctactgtgttttttgacatgcagctttgTAGAAAATTGCCCCGCAAACCGGAATTTCAATCTTTCTAGTCGattttccaaattatttttttcgtacgaacacgtcggagccatgcagacgaatgaaacactgaaagaatggagTAGATCTAGGAGTAGATCCTttaacccgttcccgagcctattcgtgacatacaaacactattccatttttatttatatagatagatatataacAAGGCTTATCATGTTCATACCTATTCCTAAGATTTCAGtca contains the following coding sequences:
- the LOC109401397 gene encoding isocitrate dehydrogenase [NAD] subunit beta, mitochondrial: MSFLARNVARSLVQASCRGIHSTGAVQNPNKSKEGRITCTMIPGDGVGPELMYSVQEVFKAADVPVDFETFFLSEVNPVLSSPLEDVVRSIRKNKVCLKGILATPDYSRTGELETMNMKLRNELDLYANVVHVVSLEGVNTRHKGIDTVVIREQTEGEFSALEHETVPGVIECLKIITAQKSARIAKFAFDYATKHNRKKVTCVHKANIMKLGDGLFMRKCEEIAKLYPRTQFEKMIVDNTTMQLVSNPNQFDVMVAPNLYGNIIDNIASGLVGGAGVVAGASYSSEHAVFEPGARHTFAEGVGKNIANPTAILLCSSKMLRHVNLLPYSQMIFQAVQNVLKAGKVRTKDLGGQSTTDDFTKAVIHNLQ